The following are from one region of the Sandaracinus amylolyticus genome:
- a CDS encoding DUF4388 domain-containing protein, translating to MLRGDLATMPLTDVLQWAEAARRNVRIEIERESGLGAWMITHEREVVASSMPTVRGVLASDGTPDAPGPGLRAAAIESLLDLFLETQGRFTLRDVSDLTTTASDAVKLAVPLGFLVMEGLRQLDEWPRLASTYPDDAARLRAIGTAPDDELGAVQSAILEQARRPFGSGTPTLAEMQLVLGLSRTALLRRVDELRAIGCVEVEGALPGARDLAATLIDQAAVLVREEQFAEAAHVLRSLLASSPADTRVRRLLEQTERAHLAACYAQLAKTDVVRIARPPSAAIPSADQALLDALAQKPRSVAALTLLSPLRELETLLALIRLRKKGIVEVSPA from the coding sequence ATGCTGCGCGGTGATCTCGCGACGATGCCGCTGACCGACGTGCTCCAGTGGGCCGAGGCGGCGCGGCGGAACGTACGGATCGAGATCGAGCGCGAGAGCGGGCTCGGCGCGTGGATGATCACCCACGAGCGCGAGGTCGTCGCGAGCTCGATGCCCACGGTGCGCGGCGTGCTCGCGTCCGACGGAACGCCCGACGCACCGGGCCCGGGGTTGCGCGCCGCGGCGATCGAGTCGCTGCTCGATCTCTTCCTCGAGACCCAGGGCCGCTTCACGCTCCGCGACGTCTCGGATCTCACGACGACCGCGTCCGACGCGGTGAAGCTCGCGGTGCCGCTCGGCTTCCTCGTGATGGAAGGCCTGCGCCAGCTCGACGAGTGGCCGCGCCTCGCGTCGACGTACCCCGACGACGCTGCACGCCTGCGCGCGATCGGCACCGCGCCCGACGACGAGCTCGGCGCGGTGCAGTCGGCGATCCTCGAGCAAGCACGTCGTCCGTTCGGCTCGGGCACGCCCACGCTCGCCGAGATGCAGCTCGTGCTCGGGCTCTCGCGCACCGCGCTGCTGCGGCGCGTCGACGAGCTGCGCGCGATCGGCTGCGTCGAGGTCGAGGGCGCGCTGCCCGGCGCACGTGATCTCGCGGCGACCCTGATCGATCAGGCCGCGGTGCTGGTGCGCGAGGAGCAGTTCGCCGAGGCCGCGCACGTGCTGCGCTCGCTGCTCGCGAGCAGCCCCGCCGACACGCGGGTGCGACGCCTGCTCGAGCAGACCGAGCGCGCCCACCTCGCGGCCTGTTATGCGCAGCTCGCGAAGACCGACGTGGTGCGCATCGCCCGCCCGCCCTCCGCCGCGATCCCGAGCGCGGATCAGGCGCTGCTCGACGCGCTCGCACAGAAGCCGCGCAGCGTGGCGGCGCTCACGCTGCTCTCGCCGCTGCGCGAGCTCGAGACGCTGCTCGCGCTGATTCGCTTGCGCAAGAAGGGCATCGTCGAGGTCTCGCCCGCCTAG
- a CDS encoding TonB-dependent receptor domain-containing protein has translation MCLAIFVAGRAHAQELTPPSIAQLEPLPAHHQSELSIEAIVDVDGLAALASCDATLALCEAAHVALDRSRFVPALRDGAPIASRVRIRWDPVVDPPALPVEDDVARLVRRAGEPPPFRARAQISPVAPAVRRLELIEARDAPGSMGDPLRAIESLPGVVPIANGVPYAFIRGSPPAGTLYVYDGIPMPQLFHLALGPAVVHPRMLGAIELHAGAAPARWGRHIGGVILAEGPDDRAPLDRTHGEIEVRLLDVSGYVETPLPGGGRFAGALRVGWSSLIAAAFVPGLELGFGDYQLRATVPLDAHDDVQVVALGSYDRFAYSSEAGRATNAEIQFHRAEVRIRRRAGAFSGLAALRAGWDRTDYFGGLEHATRAETGHVAARVEGGLHDRFFTWRAGGDVLASFGRNPEVGLRNDWNPQIQDALTRSTAALWTELTLRLLPELTIDVGGRFDTWIFAQRLEGAIDPRVRVAWRVIPELTLHVGAGVARQPPTYYLPVPGTNDLVLAPGLQTAMQLDGGATFELGSFRAELQLFVHRYEDLVFSDFLTLLDDRGACDPLLEGPEGAFCPPPSLVPRTNGLSWGGEALVAIAPRERVSGWISYTLSWSELDPISFGGPWELAMRPSYDVRHVLNAIARWEIVPGLSVGARVHFRSGGPRGFAYRDFSTVPSFFQRVEREVTPFARLDASIAYVWNAGWARLRVSIEWLNVTFSQEAIALTCAVDPNGIPTSCNTDRAPPIVAPNLGLRIDL, from the coding sequence GTGTGTCTCGCGATCTTCGTCGCGGGGCGCGCGCACGCGCAGGAGCTCACGCCACCTTCGATCGCGCAGCTCGAGCCATTGCCGGCGCACCACCAGAGCGAGCTCTCGATCGAAGCGATCGTCGATGTCGACGGTCTCGCGGCGCTCGCGTCGTGCGACGCGACGCTCGCGCTCTGCGAGGCCGCGCACGTCGCGCTCGATCGCTCGCGCTTCGTGCCCGCGCTGCGCGACGGAGCGCCGATCGCATCGCGGGTGCGCATCCGTTGGGATCCCGTCGTCGACCCGCCCGCGCTCCCGGTCGAAGACGACGTCGCGCGCCTGGTGCGCCGCGCGGGCGAGCCTCCGCCGTTCCGCGCTCGTGCGCAGATCTCGCCGGTCGCGCCGGCGGTGCGGCGGCTCGAGCTGATCGAGGCGCGCGATGCCCCGGGCTCGATGGGCGATCCCCTGCGCGCGATCGAGTCGCTCCCCGGCGTCGTGCCGATCGCGAACGGTGTGCCCTACGCGTTCATCCGCGGCTCACCGCCCGCGGGGACGCTCTACGTCTACGACGGCATCCCGATGCCGCAGCTCTTCCACCTCGCGCTCGGGCCCGCGGTGGTGCATCCGCGCATGCTCGGCGCGATCGAGCTCCACGCGGGCGCGGCGCCGGCGCGCTGGGGGCGTCACATCGGCGGCGTCATCCTCGCGGAGGGCCCCGACGATCGGGCGCCGCTCGATCGCACCCACGGCGAGATCGAGGTGCGCCTGCTCGACGTGAGCGGCTACGTCGAGACGCCGCTGCCCGGCGGTGGTCGCTTCGCCGGTGCGCTGCGCGTCGGATGGAGCTCGCTGATCGCCGCCGCGTTCGTGCCCGGGCTCGAGCTCGGGTTCGGCGACTACCAGCTGCGCGCGACGGTGCCGCTCGACGCGCACGACGACGTGCAGGTCGTCGCGCTCGGCTCCTACGATCGATTCGCGTACAGCAGCGAGGCGGGTCGCGCGACGAACGCCGAGATCCAGTTCCATCGCGCCGAGGTGCGCATCCGCCGTCGCGCCGGCGCGTTCTCGGGCCTCGCCGCGCTGCGCGCGGGGTGGGACCGCACCGACTACTTCGGCGGGCTCGAGCACGCGACCCGCGCCGAGACCGGTCACGTCGCGGCGCGCGTCGAGGGCGGGCTGCACGACCGCTTCTTCACGTGGCGCGCCGGCGGTGACGTGCTCGCGAGCTTCGGTCGCAACCCCGAGGTCGGTCTGCGCAACGACTGGAACCCGCAGATCCAGGACGCGCTCACGCGCAGCACCGCCGCGCTGTGGACCGAGCTCACGCTGCGTCTCCTGCCCGAGCTCACGATCGACGTGGGCGGGCGCTTCGACACCTGGATCTTCGCGCAGCGGCTCGAGGGCGCGATCGATCCCCGGGTGCGCGTCGCGTGGCGCGTGATCCCCGAGCTCACGCTGCACGTCGGCGCGGGCGTCGCGCGCCAGCCACCGACGTACTACCTGCCGGTCCCCGGCACCAACGATCTCGTCCTCGCGCCGGGCCTCCAGACCGCGATGCAGCTCGACGGCGGCGCGACCTTCGAGCTCGGATCGTTCCGCGCGGAGCTGCAGCTCTTCGTGCATCGCTACGAGGACCTCGTGTTCTCCGACTTCCTCACGCTCCTCGACGATCGCGGCGCGTGCGACCCGCTGCTCGAGGGCCCCGAGGGCGCGTTCTGTCCGCCGCCCTCGCTCGTGCCGCGCACCAACGGGCTCTCGTGGGGCGGCGAGGCGCTCGTCGCGATCGCGCCGCGCGAGCGGGTGTCGGGATGGATCTCGTACACGCTCTCGTGGAGCGAGCTCGATCCGATCTCGTTCGGTGGCCCGTGGGAGCTCGCGATGCGACCGAGCTACGACGTGCGGCACGTGCTCAACGCGATCGCGCGCTGGGAGATCGTGCCCGGTCTCAGCGTCGGCGCGCGCGTGCACTTCCGCAGCGGAGGGCCGCGTGGGTTCGCCTACCGCGACTTCTCGACGGTCCCTTCGTTCTTCCAGCGCGTCGAGCGCGAGGTCACGCCCTTCGCGCGGCTCGACGCGTCGATCGCGTACGTGTGGAACGCGGGATGGGCCCGCCTGCGCGTCTCGATCGAGTGGCTCAACGTGACGTTCTCGCAGGAGGCGATCGCGCTCACCTGCGCCGTCGACCCCAACGGGATCCCGACATCGTGCAACACCGATCGCGCGCCGCCGATCGTCGCGCCCAACCTCGGACTGAGGATCGATCTGTGA
- a CDS encoding glycerophosphodiester phosphodiesterase, which produces MITRLRARGNRPFVYGHRGASRRAPENTLRAFALALDEGADGIELDVRLSRDGIVMVAHDPDLQRVAKRPERVADLDAATLRTIDTGGDTFPTLDDTLDLTLARGALVNVELKGDVPDRLALARAVASLFARRRPNERERIFVSSFRPEILVALRALRARVPLAFLFDAQHTGEVRGAVLRRVTPSDGLHPHHSLCTPGAITRWHARGRFVNAWTVNAPDRALALAAAGIDGLITDDPAALVAALGR; this is translated from the coding sequence GTGATCACACGGCTGCGCGCCCGCGGGAATCGACCCTTCGTCTACGGCCATCGAGGCGCGTCGAGGCGCGCGCCCGAGAACACCCTGCGCGCGTTCGCGCTCGCGCTCGACGAGGGCGCCGACGGGATCGAGCTCGACGTGCGCCTCAGCCGCGACGGCATCGTGATGGTCGCGCACGATCCCGATCTGCAGCGCGTCGCGAAGCGCCCCGAGCGCGTCGCCGATCTCGATGCCGCGACCCTCCGCACGATCGACACGGGGGGCGACACTTTCCCGACGCTCGACGACACACTCGATCTCACCCTCGCGCGCGGCGCGCTCGTCAACGTCGAGCTCAAGGGAGACGTGCCCGACCGGCTCGCCCTCGCGCGCGCGGTCGCGAGCCTCTTCGCGCGGCGCAGGCCCAACGAGCGCGAGCGCATCTTCGTCTCCTCGTTCCGCCCCGAGATCCTCGTCGCGCTCCGCGCCCTCCGCGCGCGCGTCCCGCTCGCGTTCCTCTTCGACGCCCAGCACACCGGGGAGGTGCGCGGCGCCGTCCTCCGCCGCGTCACTCCCTCCGACGGGCTGCATCCTCATCACTCGCTCTGCACGCCGGGCGCGATCACGCGCTGGCACGCGCGCGGGCGCTTCGTGAACGCGTGGACGGTCAACGCGCCCGATCGCGCCCTCGCCCTCGCCGCCGCGGGGATCGACGGGCTCATCACCGACGATCCCGCAGCCCTCGTGGCAGCGCTGGGGCGTTGA
- a CDS encoding carboxymuconolactone decarboxylase family protein gives MEFRDHTIESAPEAARAILKATAGHAGFVPVAMARQAEAPLMLESFMRLQQTWRATSLDELSREVVAFVVAHEVGCELCDAFHAALLTQLGKTDLLREIRSGAPLSDARLEAVRRFTKAVLATRGEVGDDELARFAAAGFDARAALEVVLGVSIYLLSTYANRLVRAPVDAPLAQFAR, from the coding sequence ATGGAATTCCGTGATCACACGATCGAGTCCGCGCCCGAGGCCGCGCGCGCGATCCTGAAGGCGACCGCGGGCCACGCGGGCTTCGTCCCGGTCGCGATGGCGCGCCAGGCCGAGGCGCCGCTGATGCTCGAGTCGTTCATGCGGCTCCAGCAGACGTGGCGCGCGACCAGCCTCGACGAGCTCTCGCGCGAGGTCGTCGCGTTCGTGGTCGCGCACGAGGTCGGGTGCGAGCTCTGCGACGCGTTCCACGCCGCGCTGCTGACCCAGCTCGGCAAGACCGACCTTCTTCGTGAGATCCGCAGCGGCGCGCCGCTGAGCGACGCGCGGCTCGAGGCAGTGCGGCGCTTCACCAAGGCCGTGCTCGCGACGCGCGGCGAGGTCGGCGACGACGAGCTCGCGCGCTTCGCGGCGGCGGGCTTCGACGCGCGGGCCGCGCTCGAGGTGGTGCTCGGCGTCTCGATCTACCTGCTCTCGACCTACGCGAACCGCCTCGTCCGCGCGCCGGTCGACGCGCCGCTCGCGCAGTTCGCGCGGTGA
- a CDS encoding RCC1 domain-containing protein, which translates to MSRTRVTCFVVIAIALASCEGTSFRCDPTPSWSYEPSDGGDGWPRPRAPSECDADFCLFRAPVAGARHTCTAAESGEVFCWGSNDRGQVAPDAPERELAPRRVLGISDRPRTPALGAAHTCVGDALEIACWGEPRVVGGSPGEVVVRTELGLGLTAGALHTCSPRFVDSMIEATYCFGAWDGRDPAAGPALDPPRRFEGIAMIAGGMRSCGVARGTRTIECWGSAPPGGRLEPGPWTEGSIAIEIPTTFSFEVVIGQEHSCLRDGSTLRCWGRGDRGQLGDGLARDHDAPTAVIGLPDRPVRSVCVGGGGALEIDDDGALAVPPAPGFTCASVLDAVWCWGANDRGQLGDGTLEDRTTPVRVLDVDDAGSIACGEAHACVSLFDRVLCWGDNRFGQLGVPSGELDHALRPIEVPFFPEPLERDE; encoded by the coding sequence GTGAGCCGCACGCGCGTGACCTGCTTCGTGGTGATCGCGATCGCGCTCGCATCGTGCGAGGGCACGTCGTTCCGCTGCGATCCGACGCCGAGCTGGTCGTACGAGCCATCCGACGGAGGCGACGGGTGGCCGCGTCCTCGCGCGCCCTCGGAGTGCGATGCGGACTTCTGTCTGTTCAGGGCGCCCGTCGCCGGCGCACGGCACACGTGCACGGCCGCCGAGTCCGGCGAGGTGTTCTGTTGGGGCTCCAACGATCGCGGCCAGGTCGCGCCGGATGCTCCGGAGCGGGAGCTCGCGCCGCGTCGTGTCCTCGGGATCTCGGATCGACCTCGCACGCCTGCGCTCGGCGCCGCTCACACCTGCGTCGGAGACGCGCTCGAGATCGCCTGTTGGGGCGAGCCTCGCGTCGTCGGCGGCTCGCCGGGCGAGGTCGTCGTGCGCACCGAGCTCGGGCTCGGGCTCACGGCGGGCGCGCTCCACACGTGCTCGCCGCGCTTCGTCGATTCCATGATCGAGGCGACGTACTGCTTCGGCGCATGGGACGGTCGAGATCCCGCGGCGGGCCCCGCGCTCGATCCACCACGGCGCTTCGAGGGGATCGCGATGATCGCCGGAGGGATGCGCAGCTGCGGCGTGGCGCGCGGCACGCGGACGATCGAGTGCTGGGGGAGCGCACCGCCGGGCGGTCGTCTCGAGCCCGGCCCGTGGACCGAAGGCTCGATCGCGATCGAGATCCCGACGACGTTCTCGTTCGAAGTGGTGATCGGTCAGGAGCACTCGTGCCTGCGCGACGGCTCGACGCTGCGCTGTTGGGGCCGCGGTGATCGCGGCCAGCTCGGTGACGGGCTCGCGCGCGATCACGATGCACCGACCGCGGTGATCGGGCTGCCGGATCGTCCGGTGCGATCGGTGTGCGTCGGCGGCGGCGGTGCGCTCGAGATCGACGACGACGGAGCGCTCGCGGTGCCGCCTGCGCCGGGCTTCACCTGCGCGTCGGTGCTCGACGCGGTGTGGTGCTGGGGCGCGAACGATCGCGGTCAGCTCGGCGACGGAACGCTCGAGGATCGCACCACCCCGGTGCGCGTCCTCGACGTCGACGACGCGGGCTCGATCGCCTGCGGCGAAGCGCACGCGTGCGTCTCGCTCTTCGATCGTGTGCTGTGCTGGGGCGACAACCGCTTCGGTCAGCTCGGCGTGCCCTCGGGCGAGCTGGATCACGCGCTGCGACCGATCGAGGTCCCGTTCTTCCCCGAGCCGCTCGAGCGCGACGAGTGA
- the infA gene encoding translation initiation factor IF-1 produces MARRRRNEDAFYEEDNERDDHVKLDGVISNVYAGGQFEVKTDAGAVVRAQLCGRMRKYRIRVILGDRVTVALSPYDLTHGMIVYRAK; encoded by the coding sequence GTGGCAAGGCGACGGAGAAACGAAGACGCGTTCTACGAGGAAGACAACGAGCGTGACGATCACGTCAAGCTCGACGGCGTGATCTCGAACGTCTACGCCGGTGGTCAGTTCGAGGTGAAGACGGACGCAGGCGCGGTCGTGCGCGCTCAGCTCTGCGGCCGCATGCGCAAGTACCGCATCCGCGTGATCCTCGGCGATCGCGTGACGGTCGCGCTGAGCCCCTACGACCTCACCCACGGGATGATCGTCTACCGCGCGAAGTGA
- a CDS encoding MarR family winged helix-turn-helix transcriptional regulator, with protein sequence MHDQFTSDGIVLDNALAYWIHRVYQATRNATFAVLRIDDEEITPEQWIVLVRLWESDGRTQTELGTSTYRDRPTMSRILAGMERRELIRRKTDPENARVWRVYLTPRAKKLKGELVPRVRDLVARSVRGIPKHDLEVTRATLQKMFANLDADAGP encoded by the coding sequence GTGCACGATCAGTTCACGTCGGACGGGATCGTCCTGGACAACGCGCTCGCGTACTGGATCCACCGCGTCTATCAGGCGACGCGCAACGCGACGTTCGCGGTGCTGCGCATCGACGACGAGGAGATCACGCCCGAGCAGTGGATCGTGCTGGTGCGCCTCTGGGAGTCCGACGGGCGCACCCAGACCGAGCTCGGCACGTCGACGTACCGCGATCGACCGACGATGAGCCGCATCCTCGCGGGGATGGAGCGGCGCGAGCTGATCCGCCGCAAGACCGATCCCGAGAACGCGCGGGTGTGGCGGGTGTACCTCACGCCGCGCGCGAAGAAGCTGAAGGGCGAGCTGGTGCCGCGGGTGCGCGATCTCGTCGCGCGCTCGGTCCGCGGCATCCCGAAGCACGACCTCGAGGTCACGCGCGCGACGCTGCAGAAGATGTTCGCGAACCTCGACGCGGACGCGGGGCCGTGA
- a CDS encoding thiamine pyrophosphate-dependent dehydrogenase E1 component subunit alpha, whose protein sequence is MHERMVEARCLEERLIRMQRGGDGYFWIGGPGEEAFNVALGLLAKKGQGLDHDYLHLHYRSSATLLAMGADPVDALRQMKSVATDPYSGGRNFCGHYSKREWNVAPITSPIEVQYATAIGTAIAQKRAGGEGITIVQGGDAGTAEGDFASCLVWASRPGFELPMLIIVTNNGWGISTPGHEQHGEQRIADRGKAFGMRTATIDGNDAESAYRGLEEAMRYVRRERKPFLLEAYVSRLYGHSSSSGSNYVETEFDCVTEIEKKLVARHLRTSDECDSLRAEYEQFLLEAAKTVSLEPKPEPASVWEHVFTDRDIVGEGARKVPHDNRLWKAPACSFPTTKASKSGSAS, encoded by the coding sequence ATGCACGAGCGCATGGTCGAGGCGCGCTGTCTCGAGGAGCGCCTCATCCGCATGCAGCGTGGAGGGGACGGCTACTTCTGGATCGGCGGGCCCGGCGAAGAGGCGTTCAACGTCGCGCTCGGCCTGCTCGCGAAGAAGGGCCAGGGTCTCGATCACGACTACCTGCATCTGCACTATCGCTCGAGCGCGACGCTGCTCGCGATGGGCGCCGATCCGGTGGACGCGCTCCGGCAGATGAAGAGCGTCGCGACCGATCCCTACTCGGGCGGTCGCAACTTCTGCGGTCACTACAGCAAGCGCGAGTGGAACGTCGCGCCGATCACCTCGCCGATCGAAGTGCAGTACGCGACCGCGATCGGCACCGCGATTGCGCAGAAGCGCGCGGGCGGCGAGGGCATCACGATCGTGCAGGGCGGCGACGCGGGCACGGCCGAGGGCGACTTCGCGAGCTGCCTCGTCTGGGCGTCGCGCCCGGGCTTCGAGCTCCCGATGCTGATCATCGTGACCAACAACGGCTGGGGCATCTCCACGCCGGGCCACGAGCAGCACGGCGAGCAGCGCATCGCGGATCGCGGCAAGGCGTTCGGGATGCGCACCGCGACGATCGACGGCAACGACGCGGAGAGCGCGTACCGCGGCCTCGAGGAAGCGATGCGCTACGTGCGTCGCGAGCGGAAGCCGTTCCTCCTCGAGGCGTACGTCTCGCGTCTCTACGGTCACTCGAGCTCGAGCGGCTCGAACTACGTCGAGACCGAGTTCGACTGCGTCACCGAGATCGAGAAGAAGCTCGTCGCGCGCCACCTGCGCACCAGCGACGAGTGCGACTCGCTGCGCGCCGAGTACGAGCAGTTCCTCCTCGAGGCGGCGAAGACGGTCTCGCTCGAGCCGAAGCCCGAGCCGGCGTCGGTCTGGGAGCACGTCTTCACGGATCGCGACATCGTCGGCGAGGGCGCCCGCAAGGTGCCCCACGACAATCGCCTCTGGAAGGCTCCGGCATGCTCGTTCCCGACGACCAAGGCGTCGAAGAGCGGCAGCGCTTCCTGA
- a CDS encoding GTP-binding protein has product MSLINPLAREISAKIVYYGPGLSGKTTTLKAIYDAVRPERRGQLLTLATEGDRTIFFDFLPITVNQVQGMGVRFQLYTVPGQVFYEATRRLVLNGADGVVFVADSQRAARDSNLQSFENLQQNLEEMGIDLARFPFVVQYNKRDLPDLMSVEQMRADLNALGAPEHETAANAGVGVLEALRDISGLVVRSLWNELPKSAPRETPAEHLPPSPEAAAMQSVRPRGMAGGIVAELQRIVDSGEHEAFTLNESTDVVRAAKTAVPPPIASPDVGISFAPLWEGADTATVVEIEDAIRQGSHKHALELSARALARLLESLPGTLANESPMAKAGLLGLDGREYLRFCRLVLMPESAVSDKDALFALYMLISAKLKAQAI; this is encoded by the coding sequence GTGTCCTTGATCAATCCGCTCGCTCGCGAGATCTCCGCGAAGATCGTCTATTACGGGCCCGGTCTGTCGGGAAAGACGACGACGCTGAAGGCGATCTACGACGCGGTGCGACCCGAGCGGCGCGGTCAGCTGCTCACGCTGGCGACCGAGGGCGACCGCACGATCTTCTTCGATTTCCTGCCGATCACGGTGAACCAGGTGCAGGGCATGGGAGTGCGCTTCCAGCTCTACACGGTGCCCGGTCAGGTGTTCTACGAGGCGACGCGACGGCTCGTGCTGAACGGCGCCGACGGCGTGGTGTTCGTCGCGGACTCGCAGCGCGCGGCGCGCGACTCGAACCTGCAGTCGTTCGAGAACCTGCAGCAGAACCTCGAGGAGATGGGGATCGACCTCGCGCGGTTCCCGTTCGTCGTGCAGTACAACAAACGCGACCTGCCGGACCTGATGTCGGTCGAGCAGATGCGCGCGGACCTCAACGCGCTCGGCGCGCCCGAGCACGAGACCGCGGCGAACGCGGGCGTGGGCGTGCTCGAGGCGCTGCGCGACATCTCGGGGCTCGTGGTGCGCTCGCTGTGGAACGAGCTGCCGAAGAGCGCGCCGCGCGAGACGCCGGCCGAGCACCTGCCGCCCTCGCCCGAAGCGGCGGCGATGCAGTCGGTGCGCCCCCGTGGCATGGCGGGCGGGATCGTCGCGGAGCTGCAGCGCATCGTGGACTCGGGCGAGCACGAGGCGTTCACGCTCAACGAGTCGACCGACGTGGTGCGCGCGGCGAAGACCGCGGTGCCTCCGCCGATCGCGTCGCCCGACGTCGGCATCTCGTTCGCGCCGCTCTGGGAGGGCGCGGACACCGCGACGGTGGTGGAGATCGAGGACGCGATCCGGCAGGGCTCGCACAAGCACGCGCTCGAGCTCTCGGCGCGCGCATTGGCGCGACTGCTCGAGTCGCTGCCTGGCACGCTCGCGAACGAGAGCCCGATGGCGAAGGCGGGCCTGCTCGGGCTCGACGGGCGCGAGTACCTGCGCTTCTGTCGCCTCGTGCTGATGCCGGAGAGCGCGGTGAGCGACAAGGACGCGCTCTTCGCGCTCTACATGCTCATCTCGGCGAAGCTGAAGGCCCAGGCGATCTGA
- a CDS encoding alpha-ketoacid dehydrogenase subunit beta — protein MATMVQAVRLALHVGETKLGVTDIFGEDVGPPLGGVFTATQGLRTAWNSPLDERGIVGAAMGLAMAGQKPVAEIQFCDYAFNTIDLLKLAGNTLWSSNGDWNVPLVLMTPVGAGIHGSLYHSHSLDAQATRIPGWKIVMPSNPRDAYGLMLSAIQDPNPVMVLIPKALMRVKAAGPDEMIPGEPEDPRALGKMIDAPIGQREGWEPEWPETALEFVPIGAAKTVRRGEHVTVVTYGRMVGVAKRAADVLSREDIDVELIDLRSLHPYDWPAIAESVARTGRAVFVNEDTEITNFGEHLIRRCVEELWDSLRAPPILEAGKHLPGVGLAEPLEAATIPGLGSVTDAIRRCVRQPDRRVGNSRPRRDFAFTWTGEAPVGPFDAYERAFRHR, from the coding sequence ATGGCAACGATGGTCCAGGCAGTCCGTCTCGCGCTGCACGTCGGCGAGACGAAGCTCGGCGTGACCGACATCTTCGGCGAGGACGTGGGCCCGCCGCTCGGCGGCGTGTTCACCGCGACGCAGGGCCTGCGCACCGCGTGGAACTCGCCGCTCGACGAGCGCGGCATCGTGGGCGCCGCGATGGGCCTCGCGATGGCGGGCCAGAAGCCGGTCGCCGAGATCCAGTTCTGCGACTACGCGTTCAACACGATCGACCTGCTGAAGCTCGCGGGCAACACGCTGTGGTCGAGCAACGGCGACTGGAACGTGCCCCTCGTGCTGATGACGCCGGTGGGCGCGGGCATCCACGGCAGCCTCTACCACTCGCATTCGCTCGACGCGCAGGCGACGCGCATCCCGGGCTGGAAGATCGTGATGCCGAGCAACCCGCGCGACGCGTACGGGCTGATGCTCTCGGCGATCCAGGATCCGAACCCGGTCATGGTGCTGATCCCGAAGGCGCTCATGCGCGTGAAGGCCGCGGGGCCCGACGAGATGATCCCCGGTGAGCCCGAGGACCCGCGCGCGCTCGGGAAGATGATCGACGCACCGATCGGCCAGCGCGAGGGCTGGGAGCCCGAGTGGCCCGAGACCGCGCTCGAATTCGTGCCGATCGGCGCGGCGAAGACGGTGCGCCGCGGCGAGCACGTCACGGTGGTGACCTACGGGCGCATGGTCGGTGTCGCGAAGCGCGCGGCGGACGTGCTGTCGCGCGAGGACATCGACGTCGAGCTGATCGACCTGCGCTCGCTGCATCCCTACGACTGGCCGGCGATCGCGGAGTCGGTCGCGCGCACCGGGCGCGCGGTCTTCGTCAACGAGGACACGGAGATCACGAACTTCGGCGAGCACCTCATCCGCCGCTGCGTCGAGGAGCTCTGGGACTCGCTGCGCGCGCCGCCGATCCTCGAGGCGGGCAAGCACCTGCCGGGCGTCGGTCTCGCGGAGCCGCTCGAGGCGGCGACGATCCCCGGGCTCGGCTCGGTGACCGACGCGATCCGTCGCTGCGTGCGCCAGCCCGATCGTCGCGTGGGCAACTCGCGCCCGCGCCGCGACTTCGCGTTCACGTGGACCGGTGAAGCGCCGGTCGGTCCCTTCGACGCGTACGAGCGCGCGTTCCGGCATCGATGA